The Streptomyces sp. NBC_01689 genome includes a window with the following:
- a CDS encoding AMP-binding protein: MDPGDTLEPTTSAHLDTFARDHLPPPEQWPRLLLETPELRYPDRLNCAVELLGGGHPQRPVFRTPSGDLWTYGQLLSRVDRIAHVLTTELGVVPGNRVMLRGPTTPWLAACWLAVLKAGAIAVTVLAQQRPYELATMGTIARVTHALCDVRSVDDLAGADIPGLRITTYGGDAPDDLLLRITGACDEPFPAVDTAADDVALIAFTSGTTGRPKGCVHFHRDVLAIADTFSRHVLRPNADDVFTGSPPLGFTFGLGGLVVFPMRAGACSLLLEQAGPRQLLPAIAEHRVSVLFTAPTAYRAMLADLEGYDTTSLRRCVSAGENLPAATWRDWQARTGLRIINGIGATELLHIFISAADERIRPGTTGLPVPGWQARVIGPDGSPVPDGEPGLLAVRGPVGCRYLADPRQREYVRDGWNITGDTYVRGTDGYFRYVARADDMIVSAGYNIAGPEVEEALLRHPDVVETAVVGRPDEARGQVVVAYAVLRPDTPRDPEALRAFLKSELAPYKCPREFVFLDALPRTATGKLQRFRLRTAVPAQTAPGAGSPTGDESSTGGELSTGGGSK; the protein is encoded by the coding sequence ATGGACCCCGGCGACACCCTGGAGCCGACGACCTCGGCCCATCTCGACACCTTCGCCCGCGACCACCTCCCACCCCCCGAACAGTGGCCCCGACTCCTGCTCGAAACGCCCGAGTTGCGCTATCCGGACCGGCTCAACTGCGCCGTCGAACTCCTCGGCGGCGGACATCCGCAGCGCCCGGTCTTCCGCACGCCGTCCGGCGACCTGTGGACGTACGGCCAGCTTCTCTCGCGGGTCGACCGCATCGCCCATGTGCTGACCACCGAGCTGGGCGTGGTGCCCGGGAACCGCGTCATGCTGCGCGGGCCCACCACGCCCTGGCTGGCCGCGTGCTGGCTGGCGGTCCTCAAGGCCGGCGCGATCGCCGTCACCGTGCTCGCCCAGCAACGCCCGTACGAGCTGGCCACGATGGGCACGATCGCCCGGGTGACCCACGCCCTGTGCGACGTGCGGTCGGTCGACGACCTGGCCGGGGCGGACATCCCCGGGCTGCGGATCACGACGTACGGCGGTGACGCCCCCGACGACCTGTTGCTGCGGATCACGGGCGCCTGCGACGAGCCCTTCCCGGCCGTGGACACGGCCGCCGACGACGTCGCGCTGATCGCGTTCACCTCGGGCACGACCGGCCGCCCCAAGGGCTGTGTGCACTTCCACCGCGATGTGCTGGCCATCGCGGACACCTTCTCCCGCCATGTGCTGAGGCCGAACGCGGACGACGTCTTCACCGGCAGTCCCCCGCTGGGATTCACCTTCGGACTCGGCGGACTCGTCGTCTTCCCGATGCGCGCGGGCGCCTGCTCCCTGCTGCTCGAACAGGCGGGCCCCCGGCAGCTGTTGCCCGCGATCGCGGAGCACCGCGTCTCCGTGTTGTTCACCGCGCCGACCGCCTACCGGGCGATGCTGGCGGACCTGGAGGGGTACGACACGACATCGTTGCGGCGCTGTGTGTCGGCGGGCGAGAACCTGCCCGCGGCGACCTGGCGGGACTGGCAGGCACGCACCGGGCTGCGCATCATCAACGGCATCGGCGCCACCGAGCTGCTGCACATCTTCATCTCCGCGGCCGACGAGCGGATCAGACCCGGCACGACGGGCCTGCCCGTCCCCGGCTGGCAGGCGCGCGTGATCGGCCCCGACGGGAGCCCGGTGCCGGACGGCGAACCCGGGCTGCTCGCCGTCCGCGGCCCGGTGGGCTGCCGCTATCTCGCCGACCCGCGGCAGCGGGAGTACGTGCGCGACGGCTGGAACATCACGGGCGATACCTACGTCCGCGGCACCGACGGCTACTTCCGTTATGTCGCCCGCGCCGACGACATGATCGTCTCCGCCGGGTACAACATCGCGGGGCCGGAGGTCGAGGAGGCGCTGCTGCGCCATCCGGACGTCGTCGAGACAGCCGTCGTGGGCCGCCCCGACGAGGCGCGCGGCCAGGTCGTGGTGGCCTACGCGGTGCTGCGGCCGGACACGCCGCGGGACCCGGAGGCGCTGCGCGCGTTCCTCAAGTCGGAGCTCGCGCCGTACAAGTGCCCCCGGGAGTTCGTCTTCCTCGACGCGCTGCCGCGCACGGCCACCGGGAAGCTGCAGCGGTTCCGGTTGCGTACGGCCGTCCCCGCGCAGACGGCTCCCGGGGCCGGCTCGCCCACCGGGGACGAGTCGTCCACCGGAGGTGAGTTGTCCACCGGAGGCGGTTCCAAGTGA
- a CDS encoding PaaX family transcriptional regulator yields the protein MINVSEQRAPRSLIVTFYGAYGRFMSGPVPVAELIRLLAAVGVDAPSVRSSVSRLKRRGLLEPARTPAGAAGYGLSPDARQLLEDGDRRVYATAPPEDDGWVLAVFSVPESERQKRHVLRSRLAGLGFGTAAPGVWLAPARLYEETRHTLARLRLDPYVELFRGEHLGFAATADAVARWWDLGSIAAEHEAFLDRHAPVLRAWERRADTPPEEAYRDYLLALDTWRHLPYADPGLPVALLPADWPGARSAAVFRALHERLRDAGAAFTEVPG from the coding sequence GTGATCAATGTGTCAGAGCAGCGCGCCCCCCGGTCCCTCATCGTCACGTTCTACGGCGCGTACGGCCGTTTCATGTCCGGCCCGGTGCCGGTGGCCGAGCTGATCCGGCTCCTCGCCGCGGTCGGTGTCGACGCGCCCTCGGTGCGCTCGTCGGTCTCCCGGCTCAAGCGGCGCGGGCTGCTCGAACCGGCGCGCACCCCGGCGGGAGCGGCGGGGTACGGGCTGTCGCCGGACGCGCGCCAGCTCCTCGAGGACGGCGACCGGCGGGTGTACGCCACGGCGCCGCCCGAGGACGACGGCTGGGTGCTCGCCGTCTTCTCGGTGCCGGAGTCGGAGCGCCAGAAGCGGCACGTGCTGCGTTCGCGGCTGGCCGGCCTCGGTTTCGGGACGGCCGCGCCCGGGGTGTGGCTCGCCCCCGCCCGGCTCTACGAGGAGACGCGGCACACCCTCGCACGGCTGCGGCTCGATCCGTACGTGGAGCTGTTCCGCGGCGAGCACCTCGGCTTCGCGGCGACGGCGGACGCGGTCGCGCGCTGGTGGGACCTGGGATCGATCGCCGCGGAGCACGAGGCGTTCCTCGACCGGCACGCGCCCGTGCTGCGTGCCTGGGAGCGGCGCGCGGACACCCCTCCCGAGGAGGCCTACCGCGACTATCTGCTCGCCCTGGACACCTGGCGTCACCTCCCCTACGCCGACCCCGGACTTCCCGTCGCGCTGCTGCCCGCCGACTGGCCGGGCGCCCGGTCGGCCGCCGTCTTCCGGGCGCTGCACGAGCGGTTGCGGGACGCGGGGGCGGCTTTCACCGAGGTGCCCGGATAG
- a CDS encoding bifunctional salicylyl-CoA 5-hydroxylase/oxidoreductase, translating into MRVAVIGGGPGGLYAAALLKRLDPGREITVWERNAPDETFGFGVVLSDETLGGIEHADPVVHAALQHEFVRWDDIDIVHRGVHHTSGGHGFAALGRRRLLEILHARCRSLGVDLRFRTEAPPPAELTAAYDLVVAADGVRSATREAYADAFGPSVEDHRCRYIWLAADFALDAFRFEIAGTEHGVMQLHGYPYAADASTVIVEMREEVWRAAGFADLDTRESVERCAKIFADTLGGRPLRSGNSAWTTFRTVVNDRWSHGNLVLLGDAAHTAHFSIGSGTKLAVEDALALAACLRERPSTGEALTAYEQERRPVVASTQRAARASLEWFENVGRYVGQRPRQFAFNLLTRSRRVTHDNLRLRDARFTAAVEREFGCPPGTPPMFTPLRLRGVTLRNRVVVSPMDMYSAVEGVPGDFHLVHLGARALGGAGLVMTEMVCVSAEGRITPGCAGLYTQRQADAWRRIVGFVHAQAPGTAVGVQLGHSGRKGATKLMWEGIDEPLEEGAWPLVAASPIPYRPDSQAPRELTRAQLTDIREQFAAAAWRAARCGFDLLELHCAHGYLLSGFLSPLTNRRTDAYGGSLERRLRFPLEVFDAVRAVWPEERPMTVRISATDWAEGGTTGDDAVAVARAFAAHGADAVDVSTGQVVAEERPEYGRSYQTPYADRIRHETGLPVIAVGAISSWDDVNSLILAGRTDLCALGRPHLYDPHWTLHAAAEQGYEGPGVAWPTPYRAGSRRPQTGRLDAPRPRLSLGT; encoded by the coding sequence CTGCGCGTAGCCGTCATCGGGGGCGGACCCGGCGGTCTGTACGCCGCCGCCCTGCTCAAACGGCTCGATCCCGGCCGTGAGATCACCGTGTGGGAGCGCAACGCCCCCGACGAGACCTTCGGCTTCGGTGTCGTCCTGTCCGACGAGACCCTCGGCGGCATCGAGCACGCCGATCCGGTGGTCCACGCGGCGCTCCAGCACGAGTTCGTGCGCTGGGACGACATCGACATCGTGCACCGGGGAGTCCACCACACCTCCGGCGGCCACGGCTTCGCGGCGCTCGGACGGCGCCGGCTGCTGGAGATCCTGCACGCACGGTGCCGCTCCCTCGGCGTCGACCTGCGCTTCCGGACCGAGGCCCCGCCGCCGGCCGAGCTGACCGCGGCCTACGACCTGGTCGTCGCCGCGGACGGGGTGCGCAGCGCGACCCGGGAGGCGTACGCGGACGCGTTCGGGCCGTCTGTCGAGGACCACCGGTGCCGCTACATCTGGCTGGCCGCCGACTTCGCCCTCGACGCCTTCCGCTTCGAGATCGCCGGCACCGAGCACGGCGTGATGCAACTGCACGGCTACCCCTACGCGGCCGACGCCTCCACCGTCATCGTCGAGATGCGCGAGGAGGTCTGGCGGGCCGCGGGATTCGCCGACCTGGACACACGGGAGTCCGTCGAACGGTGCGCCAAGATCTTCGCCGACACCCTCGGCGGACGACCGCTGCGGTCCGGCAACTCGGCGTGGACCACCTTCCGCACCGTCGTCAACGACCGCTGGTCGCACGGCAACCTGGTGCTCCTGGGCGACGCCGCGCACACCGCCCACTTCTCCATCGGCTCCGGCACCAAGCTCGCCGTCGAGGACGCGCTCGCGCTCGCCGCCTGCCTCCGGGAGCGGCCCTCGACCGGCGAGGCGCTCACCGCCTACGAGCAGGAGCGGCGCCCGGTCGTCGCCTCCACCCAGCGCGCGGCCCGCGCGAGCCTGGAATGGTTCGAGAACGTCGGCCGGTACGTCGGCCAGCGACCGCGCCAGTTCGCCTTCAACCTCCTCACCCGCAGCCGCCGGGTCACCCACGACAACCTGCGGCTGCGCGACGCCCGCTTCACGGCCGCGGTCGAGCGGGAGTTCGGCTGCCCACCCGGCACACCCCCGATGTTCACCCCCCTCCGGCTGCGCGGAGTGACCCTGCGCAACCGGGTGGTGGTCTCCCCGATGGACATGTACTCGGCCGTGGAAGGCGTCCCGGGCGACTTCCATCTCGTACACCTCGGGGCGCGGGCACTCGGCGGCGCCGGCCTGGTGATGACCGAGATGGTGTGCGTCAGCGCCGAGGGCCGGATCACGCCCGGCTGTGCGGGGCTCTACACACAGCGCCAGGCCGACGCCTGGCGGCGGATCGTCGGCTTCGTGCACGCCCAGGCGCCCGGCACCGCCGTCGGCGTGCAGCTCGGCCACTCCGGCCGCAAGGGCGCCACGAAGCTGATGTGGGAGGGCATCGACGAGCCGTTGGAGGAGGGCGCCTGGCCCCTCGTGGCCGCGTCCCCGATCCCGTACCGCCCGGACAGCCAGGCACCCCGCGAGCTCACCCGCGCCCAACTGACCGACATCCGGGAGCAGTTCGCCGCCGCTGCCTGGCGCGCCGCGCGCTGCGGCTTCGACCTGCTCGAACTCCACTGCGCCCACGGCTATCTGCTCTCCGGTTTCCTCTCACCGCTGACCAACCGGCGCACCGACGCCTACGGCGGCTCGCTGGAACGCAGACTGCGCTTCCCGCTGGAGGTCTTCGACGCCGTACGGGCGGTGTGGCCGGAGGAGCGGCCCATGACCGTCCGTATCTCCGCGACGGACTGGGCCGAGGGCGGCACCACCGGGGACGACGCCGTCGCCGTCGCGCGGGCCTTCGCCGCGCACGGCGCGGACGCGGTGGACGTGTCGACGGGCCAGGTGGTGGCGGAGGAGCGGCCCGAGTACGGGCGGTCGTACCAGACGCCGTACGCCGACCGGATCCGCCACGAGACCGGTCTGCCGGTGATCGCCGTCGGCGCGATCTCCTCCTGGGACGACGTCAACTCGCTGATCCTCGCGGGGCGTACGGACCTGTGCGCACTCGGCCGGCCGCACCTCTACGACCCGCACTGGACCCTGCACGCGGCGGCCGAGCAGGGGTACGAGGGTCCGGGAGTCGCCTGGCCGACGCCGTACCGGGCGGGCAGCAGACGTCCGCAGACCGGACGTCTCGACGCGCCCAGACCCCGTCTCTCGCTGGGGACTTGA
- a CDS encoding enoyl-CoA hydratase family protein, giving the protein MSPFTGSAARTSAWRHLRCEFADGVATVTLARPEKLNALTFGAYADLRDLLAELSRERSVRALVLAGEGRGFCSGGDVDEIIGATLSMDTAQLLDFNRMTGQVVRAVRECPFPVVAAVHGVAAGAGAVLALAADFRVADPSARFAFLFTRVGLSGGDMGAAYLLPRVVGLGHATRLLMLGDPVRAPEAERIGLISELTEEGHADEAARALALRLAAGPALAHAQTKALLTAELDMPLAASVELDASTQALLMNGEDYAEFHAAFTEKRPPKWRGR; this is encoded by the coding sequence ATGAGTCCCTTCACCGGCTCAGCCGCCCGCACCTCCGCGTGGCGCCACCTGAGGTGCGAGTTCGCCGACGGGGTCGCCACGGTCACCCTGGCCCGGCCCGAGAAACTCAACGCCCTCACCTTCGGCGCCTACGCCGACCTGCGCGACCTGCTCGCCGAGCTCTCCCGGGAGCGGTCGGTGCGCGCCCTGGTGCTGGCGGGCGAGGGCCGCGGGTTCTGCTCGGGCGGTGACGTCGACGAGATCATCGGCGCCACCCTCTCCATGGACACCGCCCAGCTCCTCGACTTCAACCGGATGACCGGACAGGTCGTGCGCGCCGTACGGGAGTGCCCCTTCCCGGTCGTCGCCGCGGTGCACGGCGTGGCCGCGGGCGCCGGAGCCGTGCTCGCGCTGGCGGCCGACTTCCGGGTCGCCGACCCCAGCGCCCGCTTCGCCTTCCTCTTCACCCGCGTCGGACTCTCCGGAGGCGACATGGGCGCCGCCTATCTGCTGCCGCGCGTCGTCGGGCTCGGTCACGCGACCCGGCTGCTGATGCTCGGCGACCCCGTGCGGGCTCCCGAGGCCGAGCGGATCGGTCTGATCAGCGAGCTGACCGAGGAGGGGCACGCGGACGAGGCCGCGCGGGCACTCGCCCTCCGGCTGGCGGCCGGACCGGCCCTCGCGCACGCCCAGACCAAGGCGCTGCTCACCGCCGAACTGGACATGCCGCTCGCCGCCTCCGTCGAACTGGACGCGTCGACCCAGGCCCTGCTGATGAACGGTGAGGACTACGCCGAGTTCCACGCCGCCTTCACCGAGAAGCGCCCGCCGAAGTGGCGGGGGCGATAG
- a CDS encoding ATP-binding protein: MNGPTLHDTPAPASWRIALPHTAAAVPVARALVRTAMAELEHAADSDTAELLTAELVANAVEHTAGDGPIELVVELMPTGCQVEVHDPDPAPPGNLTVPGPVEPPDPWQEHGRGLLLIRTLSSSCGHRPTDSGKAVWFRLPVVPAQRRPA; encoded by the coding sequence ATGAACGGACCCACCTTGCACGACACCCCCGCCCCCGCCTCCTGGCGCATCGCACTGCCGCACACCGCCGCGGCCGTGCCCGTCGCCCGTGCCCTGGTCCGTACCGCGATGGCCGAGCTGGAGCACGCGGCCGACAGCGACACCGCGGAGCTGCTGACCGCGGAGCTGGTGGCCAACGCCGTGGAGCACACGGCGGGGGACGGTCCCATAGAGCTCGTGGTGGAACTGATGCCGACCGGCTGCCAGGTCGAGGTGCACGACCCCGACCCGGCGCCTCCGGGCAACCTCACCGTCCCCGGGCCGGTCGAGCCGCCCGATCCCTGGCAGGAGCACGGGCGCGGGCTGCTGCTGATCCGCACCCTCAGCTCGTCCTGCGGCCACCGCCCGACCGACTCCGGCAAGGCGGTCTGGTTCAGGCTTCCCGTGGTGCCGGCGCAGCGGCGGCCCGCCTAG